In Microbacterium galbinum, a single window of DNA contains:
- the tilS gene encoding tRNA lysidine(34) synthetase TilS, whose translation MPSLDPAIAEIRRAVRTALADLPEGAAVVVALSGGADSLALTAAVAFEAPKVGIRATAVTVDHALQTGSDAVAARAAEQATALGLEARVVRVEVDDATDDGPESAARDARYRALRDVADEVGARAVLLGHTLDDQAETVLLGLARGAGAASLQGMAPVREDDDGVRWMRPLLAVRRTTTRAFCAASALDVWDDPHNLDDRFSRVRVRERVLRVLETEIGPGIAEALARTAEQLREDAEAFDEMIHETIEDIVEHAEAGISVSVAALAANPAALRNRVIRLVVDSEFGVSLTRLQTLEVARLVTDWSGQGPIDLPGCAAARRGGRIVFTART comes from the coding sequence ATGCCGTCACTCGACCCCGCCATCGCCGAGATCCGCCGCGCCGTGCGCACCGCACTGGCCGATCTGCCCGAGGGTGCCGCCGTCGTGGTGGCTCTGTCCGGGGGAGCGGACTCCCTGGCACTGACCGCCGCGGTCGCCTTCGAGGCGCCGAAGGTCGGCATCCGCGCGACCGCCGTCACCGTCGATCACGCCCTTCAGACGGGATCGGATGCCGTCGCCGCGCGGGCCGCCGAGCAGGCGACGGCCCTCGGTCTCGAAGCCCGCGTCGTGCGGGTCGAGGTCGACGACGCGACCGACGACGGCCCCGAGTCGGCGGCGCGGGACGCGCGCTATCGGGCGCTGCGGGATGTCGCCGACGAGGTCGGCGCGCGAGCGGTGCTGCTCGGCCACACGCTCGACGACCAGGCGGAGACAGTTCTGCTCGGGCTGGCCCGCGGCGCCGGAGCCGCGAGCCTGCAGGGCATGGCGCCCGTGCGGGAGGACGACGACGGCGTGCGCTGGATGCGCCCGTTGCTGGCGGTGCGTCGCACGACGACGCGCGCCTTCTGCGCGGCATCCGCTCTCGATGTCTGGGACGACCCCCACAACCTCGACGATCGTTTCTCCCGGGTGCGGGTGCGCGAGCGCGTGCTCCGCGTGCTCGAGACCGAGATCGGGCCGGGGATCGCCGAGGCCCTCGCGCGCACCGCCGAACAGCTGCGCGAAGACGCCGAGGCGTTCGACGAGATGATCCACGAGACCATCGAAGACATCGTCGAGCACGCCGAGGCCGGCATCTCGGTGAGCGTCGCGGCGCTCGCCGCGAACCCCGCGGCCCTGCGCAATCGCGTGATCCGCCTCGTGGTCGACAGCGAGTTCGGGGTGAGCCTCACCCGGCTGCAGACGCTGGAGGTCGCGCGCCTGGTGACCGACTGGTCGGGTCAGGGCCCGATCGACCTGCCCGGGTGCGCCGCCGCCCGCCGCGGTGGGCGCATCGTCTTCACGGCGCGCACCTGA
- a CDS encoding threonine/serine ThrE exporter family protein — MPSNSRRRLLASMQRILHNDPSNVAHTEAMPIIDERTVPRVLDLATRIGESMFAVGASAHEVTLAITRVCEAYALKGVQVDVTYNSVTVSFHLSGEVWPETLLRVVRVAAPDHAKLQRVQALVADVEAGLDLESARTAFRVIRRVPFRYQQSVVVVARAMLAVGVSILLGASPIIVGLTFIAALAAALTQAGLARVRVPLFFSQIAGGFVTTVVAVAVSALGSAGIEPFVGIRPSIIVASGIVLMLAGLTVVGAAQDAIDGFALTAGGRILDLTMQTLGVVIGILVGLELGSVLGFTMDLPDDPAPFGPLLGVFAGAIIIAVAVAVFNGAGIRIILVSALLSAITIAGYTASVALNLHPAAASAIGALLASFVGVLIAHNLHVPSVAVTTAAIVPLVPGVAVFQGLLEMVHNGGTSMGVVGAGGSLIDAAVIGIGLASGASLGLYLGTPVRATLGSVTKTRARTRR, encoded by the coding sequence ATGCCCTCGAACTCGCGCCGGCGACTGCTCGCCTCGATGCAGCGGATCCTGCACAACGATCCCTCGAACGTCGCGCACACCGAGGCCATGCCGATCATCGACGAACGCACGGTGCCCCGCGTGCTCGACCTCGCCACGCGCATCGGCGAATCGATGTTCGCGGTCGGCGCCTCCGCTCACGAGGTGACGCTCGCGATCACCCGGGTGTGCGAGGCCTATGCCCTCAAGGGGGTGCAGGTCGACGTCACCTACAACTCGGTGACCGTCTCGTTCCACCTGAGCGGCGAGGTGTGGCCCGAGACTCTGCTGCGCGTCGTGCGCGTCGCCGCCCCCGACCACGCCAAACTGCAACGCGTGCAGGCGCTCGTCGCCGACGTCGAAGCGGGGCTCGACCTGGAGTCCGCCCGCACCGCGTTCCGCGTGATCCGGCGCGTGCCGTTCCGCTACCAGCAGTCCGTGGTCGTCGTCGCCCGGGCGATGCTCGCCGTCGGCGTCAGCATCCTTCTCGGCGCGTCACCGATCATCGTGGGACTCACCTTCATCGCCGCCCTCGCCGCCGCCCTCACGCAGGCCGGCCTCGCACGCGTTCGGGTTCCCCTCTTCTTCAGCCAGATCGCCGGAGGATTCGTCACCACTGTGGTCGCGGTCGCCGTATCGGCGCTCGGGTCCGCCGGGATCGAGCCGTTCGTCGGCATCCGCCCCTCGATCATCGTCGCATCGGGCATCGTGCTCATGCTCGCCGGGCTCACGGTCGTCGGCGCCGCGCAGGATGCGATCGACGGGTTCGCGCTCACCGCCGGCGGACGCATCCTCGACCTCACGATGCAGACCCTCGGTGTGGTGATCGGCATCCTCGTCGGACTCGAGCTCGGTAGCGTGCTCGGGTTCACGATGGACCTGCCCGACGACCCCGCCCCGTTCGGTCCCCTGCTCGGGGTCTTCGCCGGGGCGATCATCATCGCCGTCGCCGTCGCCGTGTTCAACGGCGCCGGCATCCGCATCATCCTCGTCAGCGCTCTGCTCAGCGCGATCACGATCGCCGGGTACACGGCATCCGTCGCCCTCAATCTGCACCCGGCCGCGGCGAGCGCGATCGGCGCTCTGCTCGCGAGCTTCGTCGGGGTGCTGATCGCCCACAACCTGCACGTTCCGTCGGTCGCGGTGACGACCGCGGCCATCGTGCCGCTCGTGCCCGGAGTGGCGGTATTCCAGGGGCTGCTCGAGATGGTGCACAACGGCGGCACCAGCATGGGCGTCGTCGGCGCGGGCGGCTCGCTGATCGACGCCGCCGTCATCGGGATCGGTCTCGCCTCGGGGGCGTCGCTCGGTCTGTACCTCGGCACCCCGGTGCGCGCGACCCTCGGCAGCGTCACGAAGACGCGAGCGCGTACTCGGCGCTGA
- a CDS encoding peptidoglycan DD-metalloendopeptidase family protein produces the protein MNDQITKDAAAAAASEECGCAPTPAERDALWKQSFSRRSALGLGALSVVALSAFGVTSGVSAAYAASYPSWDDVQKAKNNEAAKGAEIQRIEGLIQSLTQKVAQTQAAAKTASDEYFTAQQEFFAAIAEADTLQAKADEQAGVADESARKAGQVAAQIYRNGGDDTSLELFFAGSAANADELLSRLGTMDKLLEYNQSVYDDAVAARNSAQSLSDQAKVARDERDRLQKIAEQKMVAAQQAADAAQAALDEQSANLNTMQAQLAALKDTTTKTVAGYQAGVAAREAEEKKRREREAAEAAANAGGNSGGGGAPAGSGSGWVRPHGGYRSSGYGPRSQQCNANGCSSSWHYGIDLANGCGAAIYAAYAGVVDAAFYNGGYGNYVRIQHGTGVATGYAHIRDGGFAVRSGQQVQAGQIIAYAGNTGGSFGCHLHFEVYINGYYTNPADFMAARGISI, from the coding sequence GTGAACGACCAGATCACGAAGGATGCCGCAGCAGCTGCAGCATCCGAGGAATGCGGCTGCGCGCCCACGCCCGCCGAGCGCGACGCTCTCTGGAAGCAGAGCTTCAGCCGTCGCAGCGCGCTCGGGCTCGGCGCGCTCAGTGTCGTCGCCCTCAGCGCCTTCGGGGTCACCTCCGGCGTCTCCGCCGCCTACGCCGCGTCGTACCCGAGCTGGGACGACGTGCAGAAGGCCAAGAACAACGAGGCAGCCAAGGGCGCCGAGATCCAGCGCATCGAGGGCCTGATCCAGTCCCTCACGCAGAAGGTCGCGCAGACCCAGGCGGCTGCCAAGACCGCCTCCGACGAATACTTCACGGCCCAGCAGGAGTTCTTCGCAGCTATCGCCGAGGCCGACACGCTCCAGGCGAAGGCCGACGAGCAGGCGGGCGTCGCCGACGAGTCCGCTCGCAAGGCCGGCCAGGTCGCCGCGCAGATCTACCGCAACGGTGGCGACGACACCTCCCTCGAGCTGTTCTTCGCCGGCTCCGCCGCGAACGCCGATGAGCTGCTCTCGCGCCTCGGCACGATGGACAAGCTCCTCGAATACAACCAGTCGGTCTACGACGATGCCGTCGCCGCCCGCAACTCCGCCCAGTCGCTCAGCGACCAGGCGAAGGTCGCACGCGACGAGCGCGACCGCCTGCAGAAGATCGCCGAGCAGAAGATGGTCGCGGCCCAGCAGGCGGCGGATGCCGCGCAGGCTGCCCTCGACGAGCAGTCGGCGAACCTCAACACCATGCAGGCGCAGCTCGCCGCCCTCAAGGACACGACGACGAAGACGGTCGCCGGCTACCAGGCCGGTGTCGCGGCTCGCGAGGCCGAGGAGAAGAAGCGCCGTGAGCGCGAGGCCGCCGAGGCCGCGGCGAACGCCGGCGGCAACAGCGGCGGCGGAGGCGCCCCCGCCGGCAGCGGCAGCGGATGGGTGCGCCCGCACGGCGGTTACCGCAGCTCGGGTTACGGTCCCCGTTCGCAGCAGTGCAACGCGAACGGATGCTCGTCGAGCTGGCACTACGGCATCGACCTCGCCAACGGTTGCGGGGCGGCGATCTACGCCGCGTACGCCGGTGTCGTCGACGCCGCGTTCTACAACGGCGGGTACGGCAACTACGTCCGCATCCAGCACGGCACCGGCGTCGCGACCGGCTACGCGCACATCCGCGACGGCGGCTTCGCGGTCAGGTCCGGCCAGCAGGTGCAGGCCGGGCAGATCATCGCCTACGCGGGCAACACCGGCGGATCCTTCGGCTGCCACCTCCACTTCGAGGTCTACATCAACGGGTACTACACGAACCCGGCCGACTTCATGGCCGCGCGGGGCATCTCGATCTGA
- a CDS encoding inorganic diphosphatase, with the protein MGAHDAVIEIPRGSRVKYEVDHETGRVHLDRVLYTTFGYPADYGYFDNTLGEDGDPLDVLVLLDHAIYPGVVVEVRPVAVLKMSDEAGGDDKLVAVLSKDPRWAHIQDIDDIAEYTKKEIAHFFEHYKDLEPNKWVKVDAWGDKAEAERILDEAIVRFGEQGH; encoded by the coding sequence ATGGGCGCACACGACGCCGTCATCGAGATCCCGCGCGGCAGCCGCGTGAAGTACGAGGTCGACCACGAGACCGGGCGAGTGCACCTCGACCGCGTGCTCTACACGACCTTCGGCTACCCGGCCGACTACGGCTACTTCGACAACACGCTCGGCGAGGACGGCGACCCGCTCGACGTGCTCGTGCTGCTCGACCACGCCATCTACCCGGGCGTCGTCGTCGAGGTGCGTCCCGTGGCCGTGCTCAAGATGAGCGACGAGGCCGGCGGCGACGACAAGCTGGTCGCCGTGCTGTCGAAGGACCCGCGCTGGGCGCACATCCAGGACATCGACGACATCGCCGAGTACACGAAGAAGGAGATCGCGCATTTCTTCGAGCACTACAAGGACCTCGAGCCCAACAAGTGGGTCAAGGTCGACGCGTGGGGCGACAAGGCCGAGGCCGAGCGCATCCTCGACGAGGCGATCGTCCGTTTCGGCGAGCAGGGTCACTGA
- a CDS encoding S1 family peptidase translates to MTPNKRRVLAGGTTAAIILALSGALIPTAATADEDGAAPTSGASFDANAKQLLTTDGVEAVGTNADGQVVVYTTAPQDSLPGEADAFVDGHSNVVVKVLDAPLESLATTDVVAGAGYLAFDPASPEVGGLCSIGFSGWTPTGDPAIISAGHCTDDGAYTFSALTLPTGDPAGGGDPENGDVALVDGLAELSFSQYGGPGNSTGASGDLTSTDISVWDVQNVDLTLLPEITDWTTSASEDLSLSTTPVRAVGAPQFGTVSKSGRTTGLSSGQVTETGVWANVSGRLVYGFLTSANSAEGDSGGAVYQGNTAVGILSGGGTGPDGPVMFAADLQNALSLTGGYTVALYVDAPTVTSPAQVGIGGAITGTGAAGQTLVVTQAEGAPFEVPIDGNGNWSFPAPPEVGEYEFSAIVRNGFNESAATPFAVAVLPAAPVFTSPANGDRIVSEVTEISGTGEIGATVTLTGDVTDEATVGEDGTWSVEVDLGIDAYSVSATQELDGITSASATSAFAVIPTAPIVDAPLAGGAYAFASAPTAATGTGIEEAAISVTLNGADAGSTTVADGAWSVPLTAQAGEFSLVVTQTVNGQSNSTTVSYEVAAAPTTGGGAGEGSGSAPGSLANTGMTDATPYVVTAAALLLLGAALLTVRRMRTRNTL, encoded by the coding sequence ATGACCCCCAACAAGAGAAGAGTGCTGGCCGGCGGTACCACCGCGGCCATCATCCTCGCGCTGTCCGGCGCGTTGATCCCCACGGCCGCCACGGCTGACGAAGACGGCGCGGCGCCGACGAGCGGAGCGTCGTTCGACGCGAACGCCAAGCAGCTGCTCACGACCGACGGCGTCGAAGCCGTCGGCACGAACGCCGACGGCCAGGTCGTCGTCTACACGACCGCACCGCAGGACTCCCTGCCGGGCGAAGCGGATGCCTTCGTCGACGGTCACTCGAACGTCGTCGTCAAGGTGCTCGATGCTCCGCTCGAGTCCCTGGCGACCACCGATGTCGTCGCCGGTGCCGGTTACCTCGCCTTCGACCCGGCATCCCCGGAGGTCGGCGGTCTCTGCTCGATCGGCTTCTCGGGCTGGACGCCCACCGGCGATCCCGCGATCATCTCCGCCGGTCACTGCACTGACGACGGCGCGTACACGTTCAGCGCTCTGACGCTCCCGACCGGCGACCCGGCGGGTGGCGGCGACCCCGAGAACGGCGACGTGGCTCTCGTGGACGGCCTCGCCGAGCTCTCCTTCTCGCAGTACGGCGGCCCGGGCAACTCGACCGGCGCCAGCGGAGACCTCACCTCGACCGACATCTCGGTATGGGACGTGCAGAACGTCGACCTCACGCTGCTCCCGGAGATCACCGACTGGACGACCTCTGCGTCGGAGGACCTCTCACTCAGCACCACGCCGGTGCGTGCCGTGGGCGCTCCGCAGTTCGGCACCGTGAGCAAGTCCGGCCGGACGACCGGTCTGAGTTCCGGGCAGGTGACGGAGACCGGCGTCTGGGCGAACGTCAGCGGACGCCTCGTCTACGGCTTCCTCACGTCCGCGAACTCGGCTGAGGGCGACTCGGGCGGCGCGGTCTACCAGGGAAACACGGCCGTCGGCATCCTGTCCGGCGGCGGAACGGGCCCCGACGGTCCGGTGATGTTCGCAGCCGACCTGCAGAACGCACTCTCCCTCACCGGCGGCTACACCGTCGCGCTCTACGTCGACGCTCCGACCGTCACCTCGCCCGCTCAGGTCGGTATCGGCGGTGCGATCACCGGCACCGGAGCCGCAGGTCAGACGCTCGTCGTCACCCAGGCCGAGGGCGCACCCTTCGAGGTGCCGATCGACGGTAACGGCAACTGGTCGTTCCCCGCGCCGCCCGAGGTCGGCGAGTACGAGTTCAGCGCGATCGTGCGCAACGGCTTCAACGAGTCGGCGGCGACGCCGTTCGCGGTCGCTGTGCTCCCGGCAGCCCCGGTCTTCACGTCGCCCGCGAACGGTGACCGCATCGTGTCGGAGGTCACCGAGATCTCCGGAACCGGCGAGATCGGCGCGACGGTCACCCTGACCGGCGACGTCACCGATGAGGCCACGGTCGGCGAGGACGGCACCTGGAGCGTCGAGGTCGACCTCGGCATCGACGCCTACTCGGTCAGCGCCACGCAGGAGCTCGACGGCATCACCTCGGCATCTGCGACCTCGGCCTTCGCCGTGATCCCGACGGCCCCGATCGTCGACGCACCGCTGGCCGGAGGCGCCTACGCCTTCGCCAGCGCCCCGACGGCCGCGACCGGAACGGGCATCGAGGAGGCCGCGATCAGCGTCACCCTGAATGGTGCGGATGCCGGATCGACCACCGTCGCCGACGGCGCATGGAGCGTTCCGCTCACCGCCCAGGCGGGCGAGTTCTCGCTCGTCGTGACGCAGACCGTCAACGGTCAGAGCAACAGCACGACCGTCTCGTACGAGGTCGCGGCGGCTCCCACCACGGGCGGCGGCGCGGGCGAGGGCTCGGGCAGCGCCCCGGGTTCGCTCGCCAACACCGGTATGACCGATGCGACGCCGTACGTGGTGACGGCGGCGGCCCTGCTGCTCCTCGGCGCAGCACTGCTCACCGTCCGTCGGATGCGGACGCGCAACACCCTCTGA
- a CDS encoding DUF937 domain-containing protein, translating into MALDDILKQVPIDDIAKQLGVSPDVAKTAVEQGGAVLLGGLAKNASTDEGSAAIQKALKKHEGTGGAASIKDIDQADGDKIVTHILGAEEKKKVTEKLTQSDKTAGIDFGKLLPILAPIVMGLIANAGKGKSGSASTESQGGGGIGDIIGGLLGGGNGNSGGGGVGDIIGGLLGGGNKSGDGGIDLGNIVGGLFGGKK; encoded by the coding sequence ATGGCTCTCGACGACATCCTGAAGCAGGTCCCGATCGACGACATCGCGAAGCAGCTCGGCGTCTCACCCGACGTCGCGAAGACCGCGGTCGAGCAGGGCGGTGCGGTGCTTCTCGGAGGGCTCGCGAAGAACGCCTCGACCGACGAGGGCTCGGCGGCGATCCAGAAGGCGCTGAAGAAGCACGAGGGCACGGGCGGCGCCGCCTCGATCAAGGACATCGATCAGGCCGACGGCGACAAGATCGTCACGCACATCCTCGGAGCCGAGGAGAAGAAGAAGGTCACCGAGAAGCTCACGCAGTCCGACAAGACGGCGGGCATCGACTTCGGCAAGCTCCTGCCGATCCTCGCGCCGATCGTGATGGGTCTGATCGCGAACGCCGGCAAGGGCAAGAGCGGCTCCGCCTCGACCGAGTCGCAGGGCGGCGGCGGGATCGGCGACATCATCGGCGGTCTGCTCGGCGGCGGCAACGGCAACTCCGGCGGCGGTGGCGTCGGCGACATCATCGGCGGGCTGCTGGGCGGCGGCAACAAGTCGGGTGACGGCGGCATCGATCTGGGCAACATCGTCGGCGGCCTCTTCGGCGGCAAGAAGTAA
- a CDS encoding AEC family transporter: MLETLTGFVVVGVAIIVGYVLARIDLLGEHARPVLSRLVFFVLSPFLLFTVLAHADATMLFSSLLPVSAIAAVVVILIHTLVARFAWRRSVAETTIGALSAGQVNSNNIGLPLSLYLLGSAAFPAPVILLQLLVFTPVSLTILDAATAERTSLRRTLLRTATNPIIIGALLGTLVSVTGLQLPEIVLAPAQLIADAAVPVLLISYGMSLHGQRVLGTRGHRRDVVVASILKLAVMPLVAWVFAQFVFGLTTHEVLIVTVLAALPTAQNVFNYSQRYGVGEAISRDTVFLTTIGCLPVLLLIMLLLG, from the coding sequence ATGCTCGAGACACTCACCGGATTCGTCGTGGTGGGCGTCGCGATCATCGTCGGCTACGTGCTGGCACGGATCGATCTGCTCGGCGAGCACGCGCGTCCGGTGTTGAGCCGCCTGGTCTTCTTCGTGCTCTCGCCGTTCCTGCTCTTCACCGTTCTCGCGCACGCCGACGCGACGATGCTGTTCTCGTCGTTGCTGCCCGTGTCGGCCATCGCCGCGGTCGTCGTGATCCTGATCCACACCCTCGTCGCGCGCTTCGCCTGGCGTCGGTCGGTGGCCGAGACGACGATCGGCGCTCTCTCGGCCGGTCAGGTCAACTCGAACAACATCGGCCTGCCCCTCTCCCTCTATCTGCTGGGGAGTGCGGCATTCCCCGCGCCGGTGATCCTTCTGCAGCTCCTGGTCTTCACGCCGGTCTCGCTCACGATCCTCGACGCCGCCACGGCCGAGCGCACCTCTCTGCGCCGCACGCTGCTGCGCACCGCGACGAACCCGATCATCATCGGCGCCCTGCTCGGAACCCTGGTGTCGGTCACAGGCCTGCAACTCCCGGAGATCGTCCTGGCACCCGCGCAGTTGATCGCGGATGCCGCGGTGCCGGTGCTCCTCATCAGCTACGGCATGTCATTGCACGGCCAGCGCGTGCTCGGCACGCGGGGGCACCGACGCGATGTCGTCGTGGCGAGCATCCTGAAGCTGGCGGTCATGCCACTGGTCGCGTGGGTCTTCGCCCAGTTCGTGTTCGGGCTCACCACGCACGAGGTGCTGATCGTCACGGTGCTCGCGGCTCTGCCGACCGCGCAGAACGTGTTCAACTACTCGCAGCGCTACGGCGTCGGCGAGGCGATCTCCCGTGACACCGTCTTCCTGACGACGATCGGATGCCTGCCCGTGCTGCTCCTGATCATGCTGCTTCTCGGCTGA
- a CDS encoding TMEM175 family protein, translating into MTAPHRTPPFRTERFKAFVDAVVAIAMTLLILPLMEAVSDAASGKLTTAEFFHEHSGQLLSFALSFLLIATFWMGHHSQYRDVERITTPLIWINVAWMATIVWLPVPTAMLGQIDTDPLQKVVYIGTLIATQLATLAGGIYLGRRPELSTAPPSTYREGVLGDLAAIILFAAALLVAVLVPEIGYAALFLLLLNAPVSRLVDRLSRGRSRDSDVQTPGPAE; encoded by the coding sequence GTGACCGCACCGCACCGCACCCCGCCGTTCCGCACCGAGCGGTTCAAGGCCTTCGTCGACGCCGTCGTCGCGATCGCGATGACGCTGCTCATCCTGCCGCTCATGGAGGCGGTGTCGGATGCCGCGTCCGGCAAGCTGACGACGGCGGAGTTCTTCCACGAGCACTCGGGGCAGTTGCTGAGCTTCGCACTGAGCTTCCTGCTCATCGCGACCTTCTGGATGGGACACCACAGTCAGTACCGCGATGTGGAGCGGATCACCACGCCGCTGATCTGGATCAACGTGGCGTGGATGGCCACGATCGTGTGGCTGCCCGTGCCGACGGCCATGCTGGGGCAGATCGACACCGACCCACTGCAGAAGGTCGTGTACATCGGCACGTTGATAGCCACGCAGCTCGCAACGCTGGCCGGCGGCATCTATCTCGGACGGCGCCCGGAGCTCTCGACCGCGCCGCCCTCGACCTACCGCGAGGGGGTGCTCGGCGACCTGGCCGCGATCATCCTGTTCGCTGCGGCACTGCTCGTCGCCGTGCTCGTTCCCGAGATCGGGTACGCCGCCCTCTTCCTGCTGTTGTTGAACGCCCCCGTCTCCCGGCTGGTCGATCGACTGTCTCGCGGGCGTTCGCGCGACTCCGACGTTCAGACGCCCGGACCTGCCGAGTAG